Proteins from a genomic interval of Clostridium scatologenes:
- a CDS encoding ATP--cob(I)alamin adenosyltransferase codes for MIKFITEEYLRDLYRKEPFDTYKLQQGQRLTPGAAQYLSDKKIKLITDDSKEKPHNQIKAVKQVQAVKQDEKINSNLNLSLKKKLCCKLRSIEATFLVTSSEILKEDISLAQNVISLGRKISNIRNVVEGKGTLEPVFFKECTDMNSLNFTTELEDCFEITEFHMQLDKSNVILKTHVLRCALRELHFEIIDAYENDDDDLKDRIINNVNSIINSLSQLICSAVGGKQCQRKI; via the coding sequence ATGATCAAATTTATTACCGAAGAGTATTTAAGAGATTTATACAGAAAAGAACCTTTTGATACCTATAAGTTACAACAGGGACAACGCCTTACACCTGGAGCAGCTCAATATTTATCTGATAAAAAAATAAAATTGATTACTGATGATTCAAAGGAGAAGCCTCATAATCAAATAAAAGCTGTGAAACAGGTACAAGCGGTAAAGCAAGATGAAAAAATTAATTCGAATTTAAATTTGAGTTTAAAAAAGAAGCTTTGTTGTAAGTTGAGATCTATAGAGGCAACATTTCTTGTTACTAGCAGTGAAATATTAAAAGAAGATATTAGTTTAGCACAAAATGTTATAAGTTTGGGTAGAAAAATATCAAATATAAGAAATGTTGTGGAAGGAAAAGGTACACTTGAACCAGTTTTTTTTAAAGAGTGCACTGACATGAATTCATTAAATTTCACAACTGAGCTTGAAGATTGTTTTGAAATAACAGAATTTCATATGCAGCTTGATAAAAGCAATGTAATATTAAAAACCCATGTACTTCGTTGTGCTTTAAGAGAACTACACTTTGAAATAATTGATGCTTATGAAAATGATGATGACGATTTAAAAGACAGAATTATAAATAATGTTAATTCAATAATTAATTCGCTGTCACAATTGATTTGTTCAGCAGTAGGAGGAAAACAATGTCAGAGAAAAATCTAA
- a CDS encoding BMC domain-containing protein gives MGDFSDRNIQRIIQESVPGKQITIAHVIASPMHDIYERLGIDEKGAIGILTLSPYETAIIAADIATKAADVEIGFLDRFTGSVVINGDVQSVETALNAVNDTLKSMLGFTPAPITRT, from the coding sequence ATGGGAGATTTTTCTGATAGGAATATACAGCGTATCATACAAGAGTCTGTTCCAGGAAAACAGATTACTATAGCACATGTTATTGCATCTCCAATGCATGATATATATGAGCGTCTTGGAATTGATGAAAAAGGAGCAATAGGTATTTTAACTCTTTCACCTTATGAAACTGCTATTATTGCAGCGGACATTGCCACAAAGGCTGCCGATGTGGAAATTGGATTTTTAGATCGTTTTACAGGGTCTGTGGTAATAAATGGTGATGTCCAAAGTGTGGAAACAGCACTTAATGCAGTAAACGATACGCTGAAAAGTATGCTTGGATTTACTCCTGCTCCCATCACAAGAACATGA
- a CDS encoding EutP/PduV family microcompartment system protein, producing MRKKRIMVIGPSRCGKTTLVNALNDYDGPLRKTPDLIYGKNTIDVPGAYIENAWMYKHIIAAAQDAAYVLILIDQSNCTEIYSPGFAKSFRCPVIGVITKCDLMLENKEKCVRQLKNIGILEPYFYTSFKVGTGIDALKKYLFEKGKE from the coding sequence ATGAGAAAAAAACGAATAATGGTAATTGGTCCTTCAAGATGTGGTAAAACTACTTTAGTTAATGCACTGAATGATTATGATGGACCATTAAGAAAAACACCAGATTTGATTTATGGTAAAAATACCATTGATGTTCCAGGTGCCTATATAGAAAATGCATGGATGTATAAACATATAATTGCAGCAGCTCAGGATGCAGCTTATGTGCTTATATTAATTGATCAGTCTAATTGTACTGAAATATACTCCCCTGGATTTGCAAAATCTTTTAGATGTCCAGTAATTGGAGTTATAACAAAATGTGATCTTATGCTTGAAAATAAAGAGAAATGTGTAAGACAACTAAAGAATATAGGAATATTGGAACCATATTTTTACACTAGTTTCAAAGTGGGAACAGGAATTGATGCCTTAAAGAAGTATTTATTTGAAAAAGGTAAGGAGTAA
- the cutD gene encoding choline TMA-lyase-activating enzyme: protein MSNGTLGVIERKATIFNIQKYNMYDGDGVRTLIFFQGCPLRCKWCANPEGMIKKNRVMFKSNLCVDCGACVSVCPAGIHTMNSVTLKHEVNNDIDCIGCGKCKDACIKSAISIVGEVKTISELLKIVEEDRTFYEVSGGGVTLGGGEVLMQPEAASSLLMACKQSGINTAIETCGYAKLESVLKVAEFTDLFLFDIKHINSDKHFQWTGVRNEQILENLKELLHRKYNVKIRMPLLKGVNDQREDIQKTMEFLKPYKDYRNFKGIDLLPYHKMGVNKYKQLGMEYPIKDDPSLTDEDLNRIEEWIKQYDLSAKVIRH from the coding sequence ATGAGTAATGGAACTTTAGGTGTAATTGAACGAAAAGCTACGATTTTTAATATACAAAAATACAATATGTATGATGGAGATGGAGTAAGAACTTTAATATTTTTTCAAGGTTGCCCTCTTAGATGTAAGTGGTGTGCAAATCCTGAAGGAATGATTAAAAAAAACAGAGTTATGTTTAAAAGTAATTTATGTGTTGATTGTGGGGCTTGCGTTTCTGTTTGCCCTGCAGGCATACACACTATGAATAGTGTAACTTTAAAACATGAAGTTAATAATGATATTGATTGTATTGGATGTGGTAAGTGTAAGGATGCTTGCATTAAATCTGCTATATCAATAGTTGGAGAAGTAAAAACCATCTCTGAGCTTTTAAAAATCGTAGAGGAAGATAGAACTTTTTATGAAGTTTCTGGTGGTGGAGTTACATTAGGTGGCGGTGAAGTTTTAATGCAGCCTGAAGCTGCAAGTAGTTTATTAATGGCATGTAAGCAATCTGGGATAAATACTGCAATTGAAACTTGTGGTTATGCAAAACTGGAGTCAGTGCTTAAAGTTGCAGAGTTTACAGACTTATTCCTATTTGACATTAAGCACATTAATTCTGATAAACATTTTCAATGGACTGGTGTTAGAAATGAACAGATTTTAGAAAATCTTAAAGAATTACTTCATCGTAAATATAATGTTAAAATTCGTATGCCATTACTTAAAGGTGTAAATGATCAAAGAGAAGATATTCAAAAAACAATGGAGTTTTTAAAGCCATATAAAGATTACAGAAACTTTAAAGGAATTGATTTACTTCCATATCACAAAATGGGCGTAAATAAATATAAACAATTAGGAATGGAATATCCTATAAAAGATGATCCAAGTTTGACTGATGAGGATTTGAATAGAATAGAAGAATGGATTAAACAGTATGATTTATCTGCAAAAGTAATTCGTCACTAA
- the cutC gene encoding choline trimethylamine-lyase, with the protein MDIREFSNKFMEATKGMSEEERAGLMKMFSSVSKEITKEEPAHTHVAGNNNGQIPDGITERLVKLKETYLKHVPTITTHRARAITKIAKENPGIPKSVLRGKCFKHCCETAPLVIQDNELIVGAPNGAPRAGAFSPDIAWRWMVDEIDTIGTRPQDPFYISEEDKRVMRDELFPYWQGKSVDEYCEDQYREAGVWELSGESFVSDCSYHAVNGGGDSNPGYDVVLMKKGMLDIKREAEEKLAKLNYEKPEDIDKIYFYKSLIDTAEGVMIYAKRMSDYAAELAAKETNPKRKAELQKISEINARVPAHKPTTYWEAIQAVWTIESLLVVEENQTGMSIGRVDQYMYPYYKADIEAGRMTDFEAFELSGCMLIKMSEMMWITSEGGSKFFAGYQPFVNMCLGGVTREGRDATNDLTYLLMDAVRHVKIYQPSLACRIHKASPQKYLKKIVDVIRAGMGFPACHFDDVHIKIMLAKGVSIEDARDYCLMGCVEPQKSGRLYQWTSTGYTQWPICIELVLNHGVPLWYGKQVCPDMGDLSKFKTYEQFDAAVKEQIKYITKWTSVATVISQRVHRDLAPKPLMSMMYEGCMENGRGVEAGGAMYNFGPGVVWSGLATYTDSMAAIKKLVFDDKKYTLQEMNEALKADFVGYEKLRKDCLDAPKYGNDDDYADLIAADLINFTEQEHRKYKTLYSVLSHGTLSISNNTPFGQLTGAGANGRKAWTPLSDGISPSQGSDYKGPTAIIKSVSKMSCEDMNIGMVHNFKLIAGLLDTPEGEQGIITLLRSACALQLGEMQFNYLDNNTLLEAQKHPEQYRDLIVRVAGYSAFFVELCKDVQDEIISRTMLTHF; encoded by the coding sequence GTGGATATTCGTGAATTTTCAAATAAGTTTATGGAAGCTACTAAAGGCATGTCTGAAGAAGAACGTGCAGGTTTAATGAAGATGTTTTCAAGTGTGTCTAAAGAAATAACAAAAGAAGAACCAGCTCATACACATGTTGCAGGTAATAATAATGGTCAAATTCCAGATGGGATAACAGAGCGTTTAGTTAAGTTAAAGGAAACTTATTTAAAGCATGTTCCAACTATAACAACTCATCGTGCAAGAGCTATTACTAAAATAGCTAAAGAAAACCCTGGTATTCCTAAGTCAGTTTTACGTGGTAAGTGTTTCAAACATTGTTGCGAAACTGCACCACTTGTAATTCAAGACAATGAACTTATTGTTGGAGCACCAAATGGCGCGCCTCGTGCAGGAGCATTTTCTCCTGATATAGCTTGGAGATGGATGGTTGATGAAATTGACACAATAGGAACTCGTCCACAAGACCCATTTTATATCTCAGAAGAAGATAAGAGGGTCATGCGTGATGAATTATTTCCATATTGGCAAGGTAAATCAGTTGATGAATACTGTGAAGATCAGTATCGTGAAGCTGGAGTATGGGAACTTTCAGGAGAATCCTTTGTTTCAGATTGTTCATATCATGCAGTAAATGGTGGAGGAGACTCTAATCCAGGATATGACGTTGTCTTAATGAAAAAAGGTATGCTTGACATAAAAAGAGAAGCAGAAGAAAAATTAGCTAAACTTAATTATGAAAAGCCAGAAGATATAGATAAGATCTATTTCTATAAATCATTAATTGATACTGCTGAAGGTGTTATGATATATGCTAAACGTATGTCAGATTATGCAGCAGAACTTGCTGCAAAGGAAACCAATCCTAAGCGTAAAGCAGAACTTCAAAAGATTTCTGAAATAAATGCTAGGGTTCCAGCACATAAGCCAACTACTTACTGGGAAGCAATCCAAGCGGTTTGGACTATAGAATCATTACTTGTAGTTGAAGAAAACCAAACAGGTATGTCAATAGGACGTGTTGACCAGTATATGTATCCATACTATAAGGCTGATATTGAAGCTGGACGCATGACTGATTTTGAAGCATTTGAACTATCAGGCTGTATGCTTATAAAAATGTCTGAAATGATGTGGATAACAAGTGAAGGTGGCTCTAAGTTCTTCGCAGGTTATCAGCCATTCGTTAATATGTGCTTAGGTGGTGTTACTAGAGAAGGTCGTGATGCTACAAATGATTTAACTTATCTTTTAATGGATGCAGTTCGTCATGTTAAAATATATCAACCATCTTTAGCATGTCGTATACACAAAGCTTCACCACAGAAATATCTTAAAAAAATAGTTGATGTTATTCGTGCAGGTATGGGATTCCCAGCATGTCACTTTGACGATGTTCATATAAAAATAATGTTAGCTAAAGGTGTTTCTATAGAAGATGCAAGAGATTATTGTTTAATGGGATGTGTTGAACCGCAAAAGTCAGGAAGATTATATCAATGGACTTCTACAGGATATACTCAATGGCCTATATGTATAGAACTTGTTCTTAACCATGGTGTACCATTATGGTATGGTAAACAAGTATGCCCAGATATGGGAGATTTAAGTAAGTTTAAAACTTATGAACAGTTCGACGCAGCTGTTAAAGAACAAATTAAATATATAACTAAATGGACAAGTGTTGCTACAGTAATTTCTCAACGTGTTCACAGAGACCTTGCACCAAAACCACTTATGTCTATGATGTATGAAGGTTGTATGGAAAATGGTAGAGGAGTAGAAGCAGGTGGAGCTATGTATAACTTCGGACCTGGAGTAGTATGGAGCGGTCTTGCTACTTATACAGATTCCATGGCAGCTATAAAAAAATTAGTATTTGATGATAAAAAATATACATTACAGGAAATGAATGAAGCTCTAAAGGCTGATTTTGTTGGATATGAAAAATTAAGAAAAGATTGCTTAGATGCTCCTAAGTATGGTAACGATGATGATTATGCAGATTTAATTGCTGCTGATTTAATCAACTTTACTGAGCAAGAGCACCGTAAATATAAGACATTGTATTCAGTGCTTAGCCATGGTACTTTATCAATCTCAAATAATACTCCATTTGGACAATTAACTGGAGCTGGAGCCAATGGACGTAAAGCATGGACTCCTCTATCAGATGGTATAAGTCCATCTCAAGGATCAGATTATAAAGGACCTACTGCTATAATTAAATCTGTTTCAAAGATGAGTTGTGAAGATATGAATATAGGTATGGTTCATAACTTTAAGCTAATAGCTGGTCTTCTTGATACACCAGAAGGTGAACAAGGAATTATTACATTATTACGTAGTGCATGTGCTCTTCAACTTGGAGAAATGCAGTTTAACTATTTAGATAACAATACTTTACTTGAGGCACAAAAACATCCAGAACAATATCGTGATTTAATAGTTCGTGTTGCTGGATACAGCGCATTCTTTGTTGAGTTATGTAAAGATGTTCAAGATGAAATTATTAGTAGAACTATGCTTACACATTTCTAA